In the genome of Vanacampus margaritifer isolate UIUO_Vmar chromosome 1, RoL_Vmar_1.0, whole genome shotgun sequence, one region contains:
- the znf362b gene encoding zinc finger protein 362b isoform X3 — translation MAEPRFNNPYFWPPPPSMPGQLDNLVLINKIKEQLMAEKIRPLHMPPTSIASQQPLLVPTSSPEGGGSQHGIPVQKTQQVPGHHPQQQSDITLHARSGSSSGPDGSMDDKSAVKAKGLWEDWHMRQLSEQHARANHRSGLAPTSRPESHSTSEALTPTTPTSSSHNRLGGAPSVNIISGLASGPGMDHMKVGGLAGLLGPPPRAPRGRKKIKAENPSGPLLVVPYSLLAEQGCITVAPKEGKTYRCKVCPLTFLTKSEMQIHSKSHTEAKPHKCPHCSKTFANASYLAQHLRIHLGIKPYHCSYCDNSFRQLSHLQQHTRIHTGDRPYKCAHPGCEKAFTQLSNLQSHQRQHNKDKPYKCPNCYRAYSDSASLQIHLSAHAVKNAKAYCCSMCGRAYTSETYLMKHMSKHTVVEHLVSHQSPQRTESPTIPIRISLI, via the exons ATGGCAGAGCCTCGATTTAACAACCCTTATTTTTGGCCTCCGCCGCCATCCATGCCTGGCCAG CTGGATAACCTGGTGCTCATAAACAAGATCAAAGAGCAACTGATGGCCGAGAAGATCCGACCCCTGCACATGCCGCCTACCTCCATCGCTTCCCAACAACCTTTGCTGGTGCCCACCTCGTCCCCGGAGGGCGGCGGCTCCCAACATGGCATACCGGTTCAGAAGACGCAACAGGTGCCAGGCCACCACCCGCAGCAGCAGTCGGACATCACTTTGCATGCCCGTTCAGGTTCCAGCTCCGGACCAG ATGGAAGTATGGACGACAAGTCTGCTGTGAAGGCCAAAGGATTATGGGAGGACTGGCACATGAGGCAACTGAGCGAGCAGCACGCCCGTGCCAATCATCGCTCAG GTCTGGCCCCCACATCCCGACCCGAAAGCCACAGCACCTCTGAGGCGTTAACCCCCACGACGCCAACCTCCAGCAGCCACAACCGCCTGGGCGGCGCCCCCTCTGTCAACATCATCTCTGGCCTGGCAAGTGGTCCGGGCATGGACCACATGAAGGTTGGAGGCTTGGCGGGACTGTTGGGCCCCCCACCCCGGGCGCCGCGGGGACGAAAGAAGATTAAAGCTGAGAACCCGTCAGGTCCTTTGTTGGTGGTCCCCTACTCTCTTCTGGCAGAGCAAGGTTGCATCACCGTGGCACCCAAAGAGGGCAAAACATACAG ATGCAAAGTGTGCCCACTCACCTTCCTGACCAAGTCGGAGATGCAAATCCACTCCAAGTCCCACACGGAGGCCAAACCGCACAAGTGTCCTCACTGCTCCAAGACATTCGCCAACGCCTCCTACCTGGCCCAGCACCTGCGTATCCACCTGGGCATTAAACCCTACCATTGCTCCTACTGTGACAACTCTTTCCGCCAGCTCTCACATCTGCAGCAGCACACCAG AATCCACACCGGCGACCGGCCTTATAAATGCGCTCACCCCGGATGTGAAAAGGCTTTTACCCAGCTGTCCAATCTCCAG TCTCACCAGAGGCAGCACAATAAAGACAAGCCGTACAAATGTCCCAATTGCTACCGTGCCTACTCCGACTCGGCATCGTTGCAGATCCACTTGTCGGCGCACGCCGTCAAAAACGCCAAGGCCTACTGCTGTAGCATGTGTGGCCGGGCGTACACCTCA GAGACCTACCTAATGAAGCACATGTCCAAACACACCGTGGTGGAACACCTAGTGAGCCACCAGTCCCCCCAGAGGACCGAGTCTCCCACCATCCCCATACGCATCTCCCTCATCTGA
- the znf362b gene encoding zinc finger protein 362b isoform X1, protein MTPLFVTFSFVFAHEDHKNLEFEQWMAEPRFNNPYFWPPPPSMPGQLDNLVLINKIKEQLMAEKIRPLHMPPTSIASQQPLLVPTSSPEGGGSQHGIPVQKTQQVPGHHPQQQSDITLHARSGSSSGPDGSMDDKSAVKAKGLWEDWHMRQLSEQHARANHRSGLAPTSRPESHSTSEALTPTTPTSSSHNRLGGAPSVNIISGLASGPGMDHMKVGGLAGLLGPPPRAPRGRKKIKAENPSGPLLVVPYSLLAEQGCITVAPKEGKTYRCKVCPLTFLTKSEMQIHSKSHTEAKPHKCPHCSKTFANASYLAQHLRIHLGIKPYHCSYCDNSFRQLSHLQQHTRIHTGDRPYKCAHPGCEKAFTQLSNLQSHQRQHNKDKPYKCPNCYRAYSDSASLQIHLSAHAVKNAKAYCCSMCGRAYTSETYLMKHMSKHTVVEHLVSHQSPQRTESPTIPIRISLI, encoded by the exons ATGACGCCTCTATTTGTCacgttttcatttgtttttgctcaTGAAGAtcataaaaacctagaatttgaacaatg GATGGCAGAGCCTCGATTTAACAACCCTTATTTTTGGCCTCCGCCGCCATCCATGCCTGGCCAG CTGGATAACCTGGTGCTCATAAACAAGATCAAAGAGCAACTGATGGCCGAGAAGATCCGACCCCTGCACATGCCGCCTACCTCCATCGCTTCCCAACAACCTTTGCTGGTGCCCACCTCGTCCCCGGAGGGCGGCGGCTCCCAACATGGCATACCGGTTCAGAAGACGCAACAGGTGCCAGGCCACCACCCGCAGCAGCAGTCGGACATCACTTTGCATGCCCGTTCAGGTTCCAGCTCCGGACCAG ATGGAAGTATGGACGACAAGTCTGCTGTGAAGGCCAAAGGATTATGGGAGGACTGGCACATGAGGCAACTGAGCGAGCAGCACGCCCGTGCCAATCATCGCTCAG GTCTGGCCCCCACATCCCGACCCGAAAGCCACAGCACCTCTGAGGCGTTAACCCCCACGACGCCAACCTCCAGCAGCCACAACCGCCTGGGCGGCGCCCCCTCTGTCAACATCATCTCTGGCCTGGCAAGTGGTCCGGGCATGGACCACATGAAGGTTGGAGGCTTGGCGGGACTGTTGGGCCCCCCACCCCGGGCGCCGCGGGGACGAAAGAAGATTAAAGCTGAGAACCCGTCAGGTCCTTTGTTGGTGGTCCCCTACTCTCTTCTGGCAGAGCAAGGTTGCATCACCGTGGCACCCAAAGAGGGCAAAACATACAG ATGCAAAGTGTGCCCACTCACCTTCCTGACCAAGTCGGAGATGCAAATCCACTCCAAGTCCCACACGGAGGCCAAACCGCACAAGTGTCCTCACTGCTCCAAGACATTCGCCAACGCCTCCTACCTGGCCCAGCACCTGCGTATCCACCTGGGCATTAAACCCTACCATTGCTCCTACTGTGACAACTCTTTCCGCCAGCTCTCACATCTGCAGCAGCACACCAG AATCCACACCGGCGACCGGCCTTATAAATGCGCTCACCCCGGATGTGAAAAGGCTTTTACCCAGCTGTCCAATCTCCAG TCTCACCAGAGGCAGCACAATAAAGACAAGCCGTACAAATGTCCCAATTGCTACCGTGCCTACTCCGACTCGGCATCGTTGCAGATCCACTTGTCGGCGCACGCCGTCAAAAACGCCAAGGCCTACTGCTGTAGCATGTGTGGCCGGGCGTACACCTCA GAGACCTACCTAATGAAGCACATGTCCAAACACACCGTGGTGGAACACCTAGTGAGCCACCAGTCCCCCCAGAGGACCGAGTCTCCCACCATCCCCATACGCATCTCCCTCATCTGA
- the LOC144063959 gene encoding 5-aminolevulinate synthase, erythroid-specific, mitochondrial-like encodes MAAFLHHCPFFKSATKPALRRSIPLLSLANQCPIIARQISICRSADLDAKLSTSSASPDCHQLPTLQQRRTFAQTAPQVAEPVVSKVCPYVTSRIGMVKASPEVQEDVQEGMMVSLLKDLKESIFPKSTQDIPISHLLKDNMVGPSYDYDYFFSEKIAEKKKDHTYRVFKTVNRSAISFPFAEDYSVSDREGSQVSVWCSNDYLGMSQHPRVLGAISDALSKHGAGAGGTRNISGTSNFHASLEKELAQLHQKDAALVFSSCFVANDSTLFTLARLLPGCEIYSDAGNHASMIQGIRNSGSKRFIFRHNDSRHLEELLQRSDPKTPKIVAFETVHSMDGGICPLEELCDVSHRYGALTFVDEVHAVGLYGSHGAGVGERDNVMHKIDIVSGTLGKAYGCVGGYVASSAALVDTVRSFAAGFIFTTALPPMVLAGALESVRVLQSPEGQSLRRAHQRNVKHMRQLLMDKGLPVVHCPSHIIPIRVGNAELNTKVCDTLLERHNIYVQAINYPTVPRGEELLRLAPSPHHQPAMMEYFVEKLVDVWQEVGLKLSNQAAVSCTFCDRPLHFDLMSEWEKSYFGNMEPQYITVSA; translated from the exons ATGGCTGCCTTCCTTCACCACTGCCCTTTTTTCAAGTCTGCCACAAAACCAGCTTTGAGGAGATCAATCCCGTTGCTGTCTCTGGCCAATCAGTGTCCCATCATTGCACGTCAGATCAGCATCTGCCGGTCAGCCGACTTGGATGCCAAGCTAAGCACTTCCTCTGCCAGTCCCGACTGTCACCAGCTTCCCACGCTGCAGCAAAGGAGGACGTTTGCTCAAACGGCTCCTCAGGTGGCGGAGCCGGTGGTGTCGAAGGTTTGCCCTTATGTCACCTCTCGTATTGGGATGGTCAAAGCCAGCCCTGAAGTGCAGGAGGATGTCCAAGAGG GCATGATGGTTTCTCTGTTGAAAGATTTAAAGGAGTCCATTTTCCCCAAATCAACTCAAGACATCCCCATCAGCCACCTCCTCAAAGACAACATGG TTGGGCCCAGCTATGATTACGACTACTTTTTCTCTGAGAAGATCGCAGAGAAGAAGAAGGACCACACTTACAGAGTTTTTAAGACGGTAAACCGGAGCGCCATCTCATTTCCTTTCGCTGAGGATTACTCCGTGTCCGACCGCGAGGGCTCCCAAGTGTCTGTGTGGTGCAGCAACGACTACCTGGGGATGAGTCAGCATCCCCGTGTCCTCGGCGCCATCAG TGATGCCCTATCCAAACATGGTGCAGGAGCAGGAGGCACCAGGAACATCTCAGGTACCAGTAACTTCCACGCTTCTCTGGAGAAGGAGTTGGCCCAGCTCCATCAGAAGGACGCCGCTCTGGTCTTCTCTTCCTGCTTTGTGGCAAATGACTCCACCCTCTTCACTTTGGCCAGACTGCTGCCAG GCTGTGAGATCTACTCTGATGCCGGGAACCACGCCTCAATGATTCAGGGCATCAGAAACAGCGGATCCAAGCGCTTCATCTTTCGCCACAACGACAGTCGACACCTGGAGGAGCTTCTGCAGCGTTCAGACCCGAAGACGCCCAAAATAGTCGCATTTGAGACGGTGCATTCAATGGATG GTGGCATATGTCCCTTAGAAGAACTGTGTGATGTGTCCCATCGCTACGGAGCTCTGACGTTTGTTGATGAGGTTCACGCCGTGGGCCTGTATGGATCCCATGGAGCCGGAGTTGGGGAGAGGGACAATGTCATGCACAAGATTGATATTGTTTCTGGGACTTTAG GCAAAGCCTACGGCTGTGTGGGAGGCTACGTCGCCAGCAGCGCCGCCCTGGTGGACACAGTGCGATCCTTCGCGGCCGGCTTCATCTTCACCACCGCCCTACCGCCCATGGTCCTGGCCGGAGCTCTAGAGTCTGTGCGGGTCCTTCAGAGCCCCGAGGGGCAGTCCCTGCGCAGAGCCCACCAGAGGAACGTCAAACACATGAGGCAGCTACTCATGGATAAGGGCCTGCCTGTGGTTCACTGTCCGAGCCACATCATCCCCATACGG GTGGGCAATGCAGAGCTCAACACCAAAGTGTGTGACACCCTGCTGGAGAGACACAACATCTACGTGCAGGCCATCAACTACCCTACAGTGCCTCGCGGAGAGGAGCTGCTCCGCCTGGCTCCGTCTCCTCATCACCAGCCCGCCATGATGGAGTACTTTGTGG AGAAACTGGTGGACGTGTGGCAGGAGGTGGGGCTAAAACTCAGCAACCAGGCGGCCGTTTCCTGCACCTTCTGTGACCGCCCGCTGCATTTTGACCTCATGAGTGAATGGGAGAAGTCCTACTTTGGCAACATGGAGCCCCAATACATTACCGTGTCTGCATAG
- the ttc34 gene encoding uncharacterized protein ttc34, which yields MTALVRPAVKVSVLCEDADKFLEAGDPVRATSLYMSAFSAHAATTMSHMRKMELSDLQGVISILESWLDHHQEIQPAEGLSKGLVAVFLSTLCPNNLSATVFKMESLLQCGGQGCEEIFARCTALLEGKQKPNPKGNCCVALEITRALACLLSEPRRSKGLELYLNSYRSNKCETVKLVKSRQASQIPQIVNAFSEQMHHWHPSLMLDSKCEVSKKGSAQLNVEAASALLEFLLELSPDDRHVQELQAAHLFFAGRFGDSADVYSAILKVVHDTPERRARILISRAAANLSAGGRVPEACTDLGQAFDAHPACARIYFEKLLPDLGTGGAARNHLRQQAEKGLSAFREVVLIRADLRSSEGVELLDPAITQLRALCHLEPCGGGRELRVRLAECLLLSGRHKEALSICSQLASAKDQHSYQNTVQVLCGYARLLTDDHKGALEDFQAVIEHNAPHPPSCVRALCGRGLLRTTGGFNYLTALDYVTASRLHPQETALTVRCLVPWNLRGLLLTVLQEQGRVMLEGAGGLQQPQQEGQLPATSKPGEHRAGSPAGVHSLAVLLMELQPGTDGPQILAADALYQLGRVEEAYRLLLLSIGPAGPRAPVLARLALLQLHRGFLYDTNQLLKKLIQCGDTSCLRPLLTVAKQKDRALLQARCHSAAKRILECTTEEKAIREAVAYLSIAIIIAGGEAADSLLERGRCYALLGQRKTAIFDFSAILKENPKHVQAFCGRGFTYLLLNQQKECTHDILEALKINSDEVTKDLLSLKDRARKVVCDWLHEFCRSSLSDVLVANAVPCHEDRLREASIICASLMRTDCAALRWHLLCVDLLLAKGEVKAAGAHLSQVFSQEPRDAAAQARAGVMESWQHKYCSAARRLCKLAEKEPSCLDLLLSLIPPNQRKHVAKAASEEASSVSSDGNWDQALPLLTVAVRAADKHRLQYLRQRAACLARLGFHEQTIADLDGVIQKHGCSDASCSDDPQVWAEDLCRRGQSLILCSREGPALEDYSRALELHRERTIRCVDEGLGRPRVSECFLRGALHNYGEQQLRKAWALIECGLILDAGNAELRRLRAKVKREVASPCNVN from the exons ATGACTGCCCTGGTGAGACCTGCTGTCAAGGTTTCAGTCCTTTGCGAGGACGCAGACAAATTCCTGGAGGCAGGAGACCCAGTGCGGGCTACCTCCCTCTACATGTCTGCCTTCAGTGCTCACGCAGCAACAACCATGTCCCACATGCGCAAAATGGAGTTGTCCGACCTCCAGGGGGTCATCTCGATTCTAGAAAGTTGGCTCGACCACCACCAAGAGATCCAGCCTGCCGAAGGTCTCAGTAAAGGTTTAGTCGCCGTCTTTCTGTCCACGCTCTGCCCAAATAACCTGTCAGCCACTGTTTTCAAAATGGAGTCCCTCCTTCAGTGTGGCGGGCAAGGTTGTGAGGAGATTTTTGCTCGCTGTACTGCTCTGCTTGAGGGCAAACAAAAGCCAAATCCGAAAGGCAATTGTTGTGTGGCACTGGAGATAACCCGCGCATTGGCCTGCTTGTTGTCAGAGCCCCGCCGGTCGAAGGGTCTGGAGCTTTACCTCAACTCGTACAGAAGCAACAAATGCGAAACTGTCAAACTGGTGAAGAGCAGACAAGCTTCTCAGATACCCCAAATAGTAAATGCCTTCTCAGAGCAAATGCATCACTGGCATCCCTCCCTGATGCTGGATAGCAAATGTGAAGTGTCCAAAAAGGGCAGCGCACAGTTGAACGTCGAGGCCGCTTCTGCACTGCTGGAGTTCTTGTTGGAGCTTTCACCAGATGACAGGCACGTTCAAGAGCTCCAGGCGGCACATTTGTTTTTCGCGGGCCGCTTCGGAGACAGTGCGGATGTGTATTCGGCTATCTTGAAGGTGGTGCATGACACACCTGAGAGGCGAGCGAGGATCTTAATCAGCCGAGCAGCCGCCAACCTCTCGGCGGGCGGCCGGGTTCCCGAAGCCTGTACGGATCTGGGCCAAGCCTTCGATGCGCACCCTGCTTGTGCCCGAATTTACTTCGAAAAGCTCCTCCCTGATCTCGGCACAGGAGGGGCTGCTCGCAACCATCTTCGTCAGCAGGCTGAAAAGGGTCTGTCTGCTTTCCGCGAGGTGGTCCTCATCCGAGCGGACTTGAGATCCTCGGAGGGAGTGGAACTTCTGGACCCTGCGATCACTCAATTACGAGCCCTTTGCCATTTGGAGCCTTGCGGTGGAGGACGAGAGTTGCGGGTGCGACTGGCCGAATGTCTTCTTCTCAGTGGGAGGCATAAGGAGGCCCTCTCCATTTGTAGCCAGCTGGCGTCTGCCAAAGATCAGCATAGCTATCAGAACACTGTGCAGGTTCTCTGTGGCTATGCTCGTCTTCTCACAGATGACCACAAGGGGGCTCTAGAGGACTTTCAGGCTGTTATTGAACACaacgccccccatccacccagCTGTGTGCGGGCACTCTGCGGCAGGGGGCTTCTGCGCACGACTGGGGGCTTCAACTATCTCACAGCACTCGACTATGTGACAGCCAGCAGGTTGCACCCACAGGAGACAGCATTGACCGTTCGCTGTCTAGTGCCGTGGAACCTCCGAGGTCTTCTATTGACTGTTCTTCAGGAGCAGGGCCGAGTCATGCTGGAGGGCGCCGGAGGCTTGCAGCAACCCCAGCAGGAGGGTCAGTTGCCTGCCACATCAAAGCCAGGCGAGCACAGAGCAGG ATCTCCTGCTGGTGTTCACTCCCTCGCTGTGCTGCTCATGGAGCTCCAACCCGGCACTGATGGACCTCAGATCTTAGCAGCAGACGCCTTGTACCAGCTGGGACGAGTGGAGGAGGCTTATCGCTTGCTGCTGCTTTCCATCGGGCCTGCCGGTCCTCGAGCACCCGTCCTGGCCCGACTCGCACTGCTGCAGCTGCACAGAGGGTTTCTTTATGACACTAATCAG cTCCTGAAAAAGCTCATTCAATGTGGCGACACCAGTTGCTTGCGCCCCTTGTTGACGGTGGCGAAGCAGAAGGACCGGGCGTTGCTGCAGGCACGCTGCCACTCAGCTGCCAAACGCATCCTGGAGTGCACGACGGAGGAGAAAGCCATCAGGGAGGCTGTAGCCTACCTCTCCATCGCCATCATCATcgctg GTGGTGAAGCAGCAGACTCTTTGCTGGAGAGAGGAAGGTGCTATGCTCTGCTCGGCCAAAGAAAGACAGCCATCTTTGATTTCAGTGCCATTCTGAAGGAGAACCCCAAACATGTTCAAGCCTTCTGTGGAAGAGGCTTCACATACCTCCTGCTCAACCAGCAAAAA GAATGCACTCATGACATCCTGGAGGCACTGAAGATAAACTCTGATGAGGTCACCAAAGACCTTCTGTCACTCAAGGACAGGGCGCGCAAGGTGGTCTGTGATTGGCTGCATGAGTTTTGCAGGAGCAGCCTGTCAGACGTCCTGGTCGCCAATGCTGTCCCCTGCCACGAGGATCGGCTCAGGGAGGCTTCCATAATCTGTGCTTCTCTGATGAGGACCGACTGCGCAGCCCTCAGATGGCATCTCCTCTGTGTTGACCTACTTTTAGCCAAAG GTGAAGTGAAGGCAGCAGGTGCCCATTTGAGCCAGGTGTTCAGCCAGGAGCCAAGAGATGCCGCGGCCCAGGCCAGGGCAGGTGTGATGGAGTCTTGGCAGCACAAGTATTGCAGTGCAGCTCGCAGACTTTGCAAGCTCGCTGAGAAAGAGCCTTCATGTCTGGACCTCTTGTTGTCTCTGATCCCACCCAATCAGAGGAAACATGTAGCAAAG GCAGCATCAGAGGAAGCCAGCAGCGTGTCTTCAGATGGAAACTGGGATCAGGCCCTTCCTCTCCTGACGGTGGCGGTACGAGCAGCAGACAAACACAGACTTCAGTATCTTCGCCAGCGGGCAGCCTGCCTCGCACGACTTGGCTTCCACGAGCAGACCATAGCCGACCTCGATGGAGTCATCCAGAAGCACGGCTGTTCTGACGCCAGCTGCTCTGACGATCCCCAAGTCTGGGCGGAAGACTTGTGTCGTCGCGGCCAAAGCCTGATACTGTGTTCCAGGGAAGGACCTGCTCTGGAGGACTACAGCAGAGCCCTTGAGCTCCACAGGGAGCGGACCATCCGATGTGTGGACGAAGGTCTCGGGAGGCCACGTGTTTCCGAGTGCTTTTTGAGGGGTGCGCTGCATAACTATGGCGAGCAACAGCTTAGGAAAGCTTGGGCCTTGATAGAGTGTGGCCTTATTTTGGACGCCGGCAATGCAGAACTGCGTCGACTGAGGGCAAAGGTCAAACGAGAAGTGGCCAGCCCTTGTAATGTCAACTAG
- the znf362b gene encoding zinc finger protein 362b isoform X2, translating into MEAINTRMAEPRFNNPYFWPPPPSMPGQLDNLVLINKIKEQLMAEKIRPLHMPPTSIASQQPLLVPTSSPEGGGSQHGIPVQKTQQVPGHHPQQQSDITLHARSGSSSGPDGSMDDKSAVKAKGLWEDWHMRQLSEQHARANHRSGLAPTSRPESHSTSEALTPTTPTSSSHNRLGGAPSVNIISGLASGPGMDHMKVGGLAGLLGPPPRAPRGRKKIKAENPSGPLLVVPYSLLAEQGCITVAPKEGKTYRCKVCPLTFLTKSEMQIHSKSHTEAKPHKCPHCSKTFANASYLAQHLRIHLGIKPYHCSYCDNSFRQLSHLQQHTRIHTGDRPYKCAHPGCEKAFTQLSNLQSHQRQHNKDKPYKCPNCYRAYSDSASLQIHLSAHAVKNAKAYCCSMCGRAYTSETYLMKHMSKHTVVEHLVSHQSPQRTESPTIPIRISLI; encoded by the exons ATGGAGGCGATAAACACACG GATGGCAGAGCCTCGATTTAACAACCCTTATTTTTGGCCTCCGCCGCCATCCATGCCTGGCCAG CTGGATAACCTGGTGCTCATAAACAAGATCAAAGAGCAACTGATGGCCGAGAAGATCCGACCCCTGCACATGCCGCCTACCTCCATCGCTTCCCAACAACCTTTGCTGGTGCCCACCTCGTCCCCGGAGGGCGGCGGCTCCCAACATGGCATACCGGTTCAGAAGACGCAACAGGTGCCAGGCCACCACCCGCAGCAGCAGTCGGACATCACTTTGCATGCCCGTTCAGGTTCCAGCTCCGGACCAG ATGGAAGTATGGACGACAAGTCTGCTGTGAAGGCCAAAGGATTATGGGAGGACTGGCACATGAGGCAACTGAGCGAGCAGCACGCCCGTGCCAATCATCGCTCAG GTCTGGCCCCCACATCCCGACCCGAAAGCCACAGCACCTCTGAGGCGTTAACCCCCACGACGCCAACCTCCAGCAGCCACAACCGCCTGGGCGGCGCCCCCTCTGTCAACATCATCTCTGGCCTGGCAAGTGGTCCGGGCATGGACCACATGAAGGTTGGAGGCTTGGCGGGACTGTTGGGCCCCCCACCCCGGGCGCCGCGGGGACGAAAGAAGATTAAAGCTGAGAACCCGTCAGGTCCTTTGTTGGTGGTCCCCTACTCTCTTCTGGCAGAGCAAGGTTGCATCACCGTGGCACCCAAAGAGGGCAAAACATACAG ATGCAAAGTGTGCCCACTCACCTTCCTGACCAAGTCGGAGATGCAAATCCACTCCAAGTCCCACACGGAGGCCAAACCGCACAAGTGTCCTCACTGCTCCAAGACATTCGCCAACGCCTCCTACCTGGCCCAGCACCTGCGTATCCACCTGGGCATTAAACCCTACCATTGCTCCTACTGTGACAACTCTTTCCGCCAGCTCTCACATCTGCAGCAGCACACCAG AATCCACACCGGCGACCGGCCTTATAAATGCGCTCACCCCGGATGTGAAAAGGCTTTTACCCAGCTGTCCAATCTCCAG TCTCACCAGAGGCAGCACAATAAAGACAAGCCGTACAAATGTCCCAATTGCTACCGTGCCTACTCCGACTCGGCATCGTTGCAGATCCACTTGTCGGCGCACGCCGTCAAAAACGCCAAGGCCTACTGCTGTAGCATGTGTGGCCGGGCGTACACCTCA GAGACCTACCTAATGAAGCACATGTCCAAACACACCGTGGTGGAACACCTAGTGAGCCACCAGTCCCCCCAGAGGACCGAGTCTCCCACCATCCCCATACGCATCTCCCTCATCTGA